TATTTCTATACTCATAACTTGTTTTTCATACTTCTATCAAAGTGAACAGTAACAACTGTTAGAAGTGTTGTGGTTTCATTGTAAACGACTGGTTAACGAATCAAATTCACAGTAACATCAAATGTTAAACTAATCCAGGTACGATCGCTGGTAAAAACTGGAAGTTTTAATCTTTTACCCAAAGCTAAACAAGCTCTATCTCCTAAAGAAAGACCGATACTTTTAGTTAAAGGTCGCAGTCGAGCAACTGTCAAGGCATCTTCTTCTGTAAAAGGTAAAATTTCTAGGCTATTGTTTAATAATCCTTCGTCTTCTAGTTGTTGAACAAATCTTTGAGGATCTTCTCCAATATCGGCAACTTTAGTTAAGACTTCTGCCCAATTAATAATACTCATATAAGCACCGTCAAATAAAACATTTTCGACAGTTGTTGCTCCAGGTTCGTCGCGGAGGTAAGCTAATAATGCAGAAGCATTTAAAACACAATTACTCATTCATTGCCTCCTGATGACGTTCGTAAATTAATTCATTCACGAGATTACGTTCGGGAGCTTTATCTTTTAAAATACCCCTTAACTTACTAATTTGAGGGCGAATACTTTTTAGGTGTAAAGTTCCGTTTTCATCAACAGTAAGAATTAAGCGATCGCCAGGTTTTAGGTTTAGCTGTTGTTGCACTTCTTGAGGTAATTTTAGCTGTCCCTCGTTTTCTATTTTTAAGGTATAGTTAGTCATTGTTTTTGCCAATCTTTATTAAAATTATAGCCCAAGTAAAGACACGGTATTTTTAATTATGCTTGGGTTTAAACATAATTGTAATTTGCCGTGTCAATTAGGTTAATTGTGGTGTATTGTGGAGGAAGAAGTTAACTTAATGCTTTTTTTTACCTATTTATGCAGGTCTCATTAAGAGTTCTAAGTCGGTGATGAGAGGTGTAATTATTTCTTTTTCTTGTCGATCGTTGGCTTTGGTTTGCTTGTTTGTTTGTTGCGTTTCTTCTTCGTCGGCTAAGTAAATTACTGGAAGAGGTTCGTGTTGATTTTGGTTTGGTAGATATTCTGGATAAAGCATCGTTGTGAGTTGAACTCGATGCTTTTAAGTTAGTGATTTTGATGAAGTTTCTGTAAAGTTATTGTGTCAGTATCGGGAAATAACTACGCAGATAGCGAAATTGTGATTAACTCGCCATTCCTAGAGTAAGATAGTCAAAATCTGATGGTGAAATAATTTGCAGTCAAAAAAATAGCACGATCGCTGTCTGTTTTCATCTTCTCATCAGTGGGCGATCGCGTAACTGGTTCACACAATTCCTTCAAGTTCTAATTCTTCAATCATCTGAAGCCCACCTGGGTCGCCTACTTTTAACAATGATGCTCTTGCATCTTCTTTCACACCTAAATCTTCGTCTTCGACTAGGGCTTCAATCAAAGCATCAATTGCTGTAGCATAAACTACATTTGAGGGTAATTCTCGGCATAACTGCCCGATTGACCAAGCACAATTACTTCGCACTGCGGCTACTGAATCGCGCCTTAAAGCCTCAATTAACGGCGGTAGAGCCGAGATCATATCTTCGTATTCGAGTTTGGCTATTTGCGCTAAACTGCTTGCCGCCCAAAGACGTACTGCTGCAATATCACTTTTTAACGCATTTGTCAAGGGCGATAAAGAACGACGCGATCGGCAATTACCCAAAGCCCAAACTACACCTTTACGGACATAACCATTCCAATCATTTTCCAGTTGAGTAATCAACGGTTCCACCGCATCCGGACTAGGGTTACGTCCCAAAGCATAAGCCGCACTCACCCGCACCAAAGGACAAACATCTGTCAGCAAGCGGATCAAATGGGGAATAGCCCGTTCGTCCTCAATTTCGCAAAAAGCCCTAGCCGCCAACATTCGTTGTGGCGTTTCCGGGGAAGATAGCAGCGCTAACATCACCTCTGGGTTCGGCGGCGGAGTCTGTTCCTCTACAGGCTCCATGCGATCCAGAGGGCTTTCTAGCTCTGCATCAACATCGAGTATAAGTAGATCGTCATCATCATCATACATACTTGTAAGTTAGCATTACCGAGGTAATTTCACCAGTACCTTTTTAGGGGAATTGGGAATTGGGGACTGGGAATTGGTAACTGTTAACTGATAACTGCTCACTGTTCACTGATAACTGACTAAAGAGGTTTAACCATCAATAGCGACTGAGTTTGGTAGCCGAGACTGCGATAGAGGTTGACGGCTGGTTGGTTTTCCTGGAAAACATGAAGCCCAATTTGGCGATCGCCTCTTTTTTTTGCCCATATTTGCGCTTGATTCATTAAAGCCGAACCAATACCTTTACGTCGATGTTCGGGAGCGACATAAAGCAGGAAAATATGAGTATAGCGAGAGCCGACGATCTGATCGATCCCGTTTCCCATCCACAGACAACCGATGGGAGTCAGCCGTTGTTCTGTATCTATATTTGGTTCCACAAACCATAAAGGTGTTTCCGGA
This portion of the Oscillatoria salina IIICB1 genome encodes:
- a CDS encoding PIN domain-containing protein, yielding MSNCVLNASALLAYLRDEPGATTVENVLFDGAYMSIINWAEVLTKVADIGEDPQRFVQQLEDEGLLNNSLEILPFTEEDALTVARLRPLTKSIGLSLGDRACLALGKRLKLPVFTSDRTWISLTFDVTVNLIR
- a CDS encoding HEAT repeat domain-containing protein, yielding MYDDDDDLLILDVDAELESPLDRMEPVEEQTPPPNPEVMLALLSSPETPQRMLAARAFCEIEDERAIPHLIRLLTDVCPLVRVSAAYALGRNPSPDAVEPLITQLENDWNGYVRKGVVWALGNCRSRRSLSPLTNALKSDIAAVRLWAASSLAQIAKLEYEDMISALPPLIEALRRDSVAAVRSNCAWSIGQLCRELPSNVVYATAIDALIEALVEDEDLGVKEDARASLLKVGDPGGLQMIEELELEGIV
- a CDS encoding GNAT family N-acetyltransferase; its protein translation is MSEELLPGYRLRVGLGCDRALLVKFMQVTYQEIFPAVNDFAHLADTVRRYFSPETPLWFVEPNIDTEQRLTPIGCLWMGNGIDQIVGSRYTHIFLLYVAPEHRRKGIGSALMNQAQIWAKKRGDRQIGLHVFQENQPAVNLYRSLGYQTQSLLMVKPL
- a CDS encoding AbrB/MazE/SpoVT family DNA-binding domain-containing protein, giving the protein MTNYTLKIENEGQLKLPQEVQQQLNLKPGDRLILTVDENGTLHLKSIRPQISKLRGILKDKAPERNLVNELIYERHQEAMNE